The Mycolicibacterium mageritense genome contains a region encoding:
- a CDS encoding error-prone DNA polymerase yields the protein MGWHNGPPSWTEMERVLTGKPRRSGLPMEQAGDGGDSPAWSRKRGVYQAPEMARGGGSVRYAELHAHSAYSFLDGASTPEELVEEAARLDLRALALTDHDGLYGVVRFAEAARELDVATVFGAELSLGNVPRTEDPDPPGPHLLVLARGPEGYRRLSREIAKAHLAGGEKGKPRYDFDALAEAAGGHWHILTGCRKGHVRQALSEGGPEAAAVALAGLVDRFGRDRVSIELTHHGHPCDDERNAVLAELAPRFGIDVVATTGAHFAGPSRGRLAMAMAAIRARNSMDAAAGWLAPLGGTHLRSGEEMARLFGPEIVEAAADLGERCAFGLALIAPQLPPFEVPAGHTEISWLRHLVAVGAAERYGSAEQAPKAYAQIEHELNIIEQLRFPGYFLVVHDITRFCRENNILCQGRGSAANSAVCYALKVTNVDPIKNELLFERFLSPARDGPPDIDIDIESDLRENVIQYVYERYGRDYAAQVANVITYRGRSAVRDMARALGFSQGQQDAWSKQISRWSGKAESPEVEDIPESVIELATQIANLPRHMGIHSGGMVICDRPIADVCPVEWARMENRSVLQWDKDDCAAIGLVKFDLLGLGMLSALHYAIDLLDEHKGVKVDLAKLDLSEQAVYEMLQKADSVGVFQVESRAQMATLPRLKPREFYDLVVEVALIRPGPIQGGSVHPYIKRRNGLENVTYDHPSMEPALKKTLGVPLFQEQLMQLAVDCAGFTAAEADQLRRAMGSKRSTEKMRRLKGRFYDGMREKHGITGEVAERIYEKLEAFANFGFPESHSLSFASLVFYSSWFKLHHPAAFCAALLRAQPMGFYSPQSLVADARRHGVTVHGPDVNASLAYATLENAGMDVRLGLGSVRHIGDDLAQRIVDERNANGPYTALLDLTGRIQLSVPQTESLATAGALGCFGITRREGLWAAGAAASQRPDRLPGVGSSSHVPPLPGMSALELAAADVWATGISPDSYPTQFLREDLDALGVIPANRLLEVRDGTRILVAGAVTHRQRPATAQGVTFVNLEDETGMVNVLCAPGVWARHRKLAQTSAALIIRGIVQNATGAVTVIADRMRPIDLRVVSRSRDFR from the coding sequence GTGGGTTGGCATAACGGTCCGCCGAGCTGGACCGAGATGGAGCGGGTGCTCACGGGCAAGCCGCGCCGCTCCGGCCTGCCGATGGAACAAGCCGGCGACGGTGGGGACAGCCCGGCCTGGTCGCGTAAGCGCGGGGTGTACCAGGCACCCGAGATGGCCCGCGGCGGTGGATCGGTCCGATACGCCGAGTTGCACGCGCATTCGGCCTACAGCTTCCTCGACGGTGCCAGCACGCCGGAGGAACTCGTCGAGGAGGCCGCCCGGCTGGATCTGCGGGCCCTTGCCCTGACCGACCATGACGGGCTCTACGGGGTGGTGCGGTTCGCCGAGGCGGCCAGGGAACTGGACGTTGCCACGGTGTTCGGGGCCGAGTTGTCGCTGGGCAACGTCCCGCGCACCGAGGATCCGGACCCGCCCGGGCCGCACCTGCTGGTGCTGGCCCGCGGGCCGGAAGGCTACCGTCGGCTGTCGCGCGAGATCGCCAAGGCGCATCTGGCCGGCGGGGAGAAGGGCAAACCCCGCTACGACTTCGACGCGCTGGCCGAGGCCGCGGGCGGGCACTGGCACATCCTCACCGGGTGTCGCAAAGGCCATGTCCGGCAAGCATTGTCGGAAGGTGGCCCGGAAGCGGCCGCGGTGGCGCTTGCCGGCCTGGTGGACCGGTTCGGGCGGGATCGGGTCAGCATCGAGCTGACGCACCACGGTCATCCGTGTGACGACGAGCGCAATGCCGTGCTGGCCGAGCTCGCGCCGAGGTTCGGCATCGATGTCGTCGCCACCACCGGCGCACACTTCGCCGGGCCCTCCCGGGGCAGGCTGGCCATGGCGATGGCCGCGATCCGGGCGCGCAATTCGATGGATGCCGCGGCGGGCTGGCTGGCGCCGCTGGGTGGCACACACCTGCGCTCGGGAGAGGAGATGGCCCGGCTGTTCGGCCCGGAGATCGTCGAGGCCGCAGCCGATCTCGGTGAGCGGTGCGCGTTCGGGCTGGCGCTCATCGCCCCGCAGTTGCCGCCCTTCGAGGTGCCCGCCGGGCACACCGAGATCAGCTGGCTGCGTCATCTGGTCGCGGTGGGTGCGGCCGAGCGGTACGGATCGGCCGAACAGGCGCCGAAGGCGTATGCGCAGATCGAGCACGAGCTGAACATCATCGAGCAGCTGAGGTTTCCCGGCTATTTCCTGGTGGTGCACGACATCACCAGGTTCTGCCGCGAAAACAACATCCTGTGCCAGGGCAGGGGATCGGCGGCCAACTCGGCGGTCTGCTATGCCCTCAAGGTCACCAACGTCGACCCGATCAAGAACGAGCTCCTGTTCGAGCGGTTCCTGTCCCCGGCCCGGGACGGTCCGCCCGACATCGACATCGACATCGAATCGGACCTGCGCGAGAACGTCATCCAGTACGTGTACGAACGCTACGGTCGCGACTACGCCGCGCAGGTCGCCAACGTCATCACCTACCGCGGGCGCAGCGCGGTACGCGACATGGCCCGCGCGCTCGGGTTTTCGCAGGGGCAGCAGGACGCCTGGAGCAAGCAGATCAGCCGGTGGAGCGGAAAAGCCGAATCCCCTGAGGTGGAGGACATCCCAGAATCGGTGATCGAGCTGGCCACCCAGATCGCCAACCTGCCCCGGCACATGGGAATCCACTCGGGTGGCATGGTGATCTGCGACCGGCCGATCGCCGATGTGTGCCCCGTGGAGTGGGCCCGCATGGAGAACCGCAGCGTGCTGCAGTGGGACAAAGACGACTGTGCGGCAATCGGTCTGGTGAAGTTCGACCTGCTCGGCCTCGGCATGCTCTCGGCGCTGCACTACGCGATCGACCTGCTCGACGAGCACAAGGGTGTCAAAGTCGACCTGGCCAAGCTGGACCTGTCCGAACAAGCCGTTTACGAGATGCTGCAGAAGGCCGATTCGGTCGGGGTGTTCCAGGTGGAGTCCCGCGCACAGATGGCCACCCTGCCGCGGCTCAAACCGCGTGAGTTCTACGACCTGGTGGTCGAGGTGGCACTGATCCGGCCCGGCCCGATCCAGGGCGGCTCGGTGCATCCCTACATCAAGCGGCGCAACGGGTTGGAGAATGTCACCTACGACCATCCGTCGATGGAACCGGCGCTGAAGAAGACGCTGGGGGTGCCACTGTTCCAGGAACAGCTAATGCAGCTGGCGGTCGACTGCGCGGGTTTCACCGCGGCCGAAGCCGATCAACTGAGGCGTGCAATGGGTTCCAAACGTTCGACCGAGAAGATGCGACGCCTCAAGGGCCGGTTCTACGACGGGATGCGCGAGAAACACGGCATCACCGGCGAGGTGGCCGAACGGATCTACGAGAAGCTCGAAGCTTTCGCGAATTTCGGTTTCCCGGAGAGTCATTCACTGAGCTTCGCGTCCCTGGTGTTCTACTCGTCGTGGTTCAAGCTGCACCATCCGGCGGCGTTCTGTGCGGCACTGCTGCGGGCCCAGCCGATGGGTTTCTATTCGCCACAGTCCCTGGTCGCCGATGCGCGGCGGCACGGGGTCACGGTGCACGGCCCAGACGTCAACGCGAGCCTGGCCTACGCCACGCTGGAGAACGCCGGTATGGACGTGCGGCTGGGCTTGGGCAGTGTCCGGCACATCGGCGACGATCTGGCCCAGCGCATCGTCGACGAACGAAACGCCAACGGGCCCTACACCGCTCTGCTCGATCTGACCGGACGCATCCAGCTGTCGGTCCCGCAGACCGAATCGCTCGCCACCGCAGGCGCGCTCGGCTGCTTCGGCATCACCCGGCGCGAGGGGTTGTGGGCGGCAGGGGCGGCAGCCAGTCAGCGGCCGGACCGGTTGCCCGGGGTGGGATCGTCATCGCATGTTCCGCCGTTGCCGGGGATGAGTGCGCTCGAGCTGGCCGCCGCCGATGTGTGGGCCACCGGTATCTCTCCGGACAGTTATCCCACGCAGTTCCTCCGCGAGGATCTCGATGCTCTCGGCGTCATCCCGGCGAACCGGTTGCTGGAAGTGCGCGACGGTACCCGGATCCTGGTGGCCGGTGCGGTAACTCACCGGCAACGACCGGCAACCGCGCAGGGGGTCACCTTCGTCAACCTGGAAGACGAGACCGGCATGGTCAACGTGTTGTGCGCGCCCGGCGTGTGGGCGCGTCACCGCAAGCTGGCGCAGACGTCGGCGGCGCTGATCATCCGCGGCATCGTCCAGAACGCCACCGGCGCGGTCACCGTCATCGCCGATCGGATGCGGCCCATCGATCTGCGGGTGGTGTCACGGTCGCGCGACTTCCGGTGA
- a CDS encoding FadR/GntR family transcriptional regulator produces the protein MPVRAVERDSLVVQCSAELSRLIGQGEWPVGARIPNEQELAKLLGVGRSTSREAVRSLIASGQLSSRQGSGTFVVSAVPVSELDRQIRQSDISEVSEVRLLLEVEACRLAAHRRTPTDLAEMKRLLKVRQSASSTAEVVEADLRFHAAIVAATHNSVLVTLYESFAGTLQTTTTAIFSGREQWSAATARRDEKAHSDLYTAIERGDPRAAALVARRLMVCTDADAATD, from the coding sequence GTGCCGGTTCGTGCGGTCGAACGTGATTCGCTCGTCGTGCAATGCAGCGCCGAATTGAGCCGTCTGATCGGACAGGGTGAGTGGCCAGTTGGTGCCAGGATCCCGAACGAACAGGAGCTGGCGAAGCTCCTCGGGGTCGGCCGGTCCACCAGCAGGGAAGCCGTGCGGTCCTTGATCGCGTCCGGTCAGCTGAGTTCGCGGCAAGGCTCCGGCACCTTCGTGGTCTCCGCGGTGCCGGTATCGGAGCTGGACCGTCAGATCCGGCAATCCGACATCAGTGAGGTTTCCGAGGTCCGATTGTTGTTGGAGGTCGAGGCGTGCCGGCTGGCCGCGCACCGTCGTACGCCCACGGACCTTGCAGAGATGAAGCGGCTCCTCAAGGTACGGCAATCGGCGTCGAGTACTGCTGAGGTCGTCGAGGCCGACCTCCGCTTCCATGCCGCGATCGTTGCGGCAACACATAACTCGGTACTGGTCACGTTGTATGAATCGTTCGCCGGAACGCTCCAGACGACTACTACAGCGATCTTCTCGGGTCGCGAACAATGGTCTGCCGCCACCGCCCGCCGCGATGAGAAGGCGCATTCGGACCTCTACACCGCAATCGAACGAGGCGACCCACGCGCGGCGGCACTCGTGGCCCGTCGTCTCATGGTGTGCACAGACGCCGATGCGGCAACGGATTAA
- a CDS encoding alpha/beta fold hydrolase, protein MTNTMTVNGVQIAFVDEGLEPGPVIVPLTGWAHDHRAFDRLVPHLIPKHRVVRVCWRGHGPDRTPVGDFGVAEQVADTIALLDALEIETFVPVAHAHGGWAALDIAEQLGPDRVPAVMILDLIMTPAPPEFVAGLHAIQQRETWLAGRDGLVQSWLDGSDNPAVHYHMHHEAGGFGFDMWSRACRVIENAYDTWGSPMGRMEKLTQPRPIRHVFSHPKVPEYDALHDEFRSRNPWFSYTRLPGETHFPGIELPEHVAAELSDLLGECSLS, encoded by the coding sequence ATGACCAACACGATGACCGTCAACGGCGTCCAGATCGCGTTCGTCGACGAAGGACTCGAACCGGGGCCGGTGATCGTCCCGCTCACCGGGTGGGCACACGACCACCGCGCCTTCGACCGGCTGGTACCCCACCTCATTCCGAAACACCGTGTGGTCCGGGTCTGTTGGCGCGGCCACGGCCCCGACCGCACCCCCGTCGGCGACTTCGGGGTGGCCGAGCAGGTCGCCGACACCATCGCGCTGCTGGACGCGTTGGAGATCGAGACGTTCGTGCCCGTCGCGCACGCGCACGGCGGCTGGGCCGCACTGGACATCGCCGAGCAACTCGGCCCCGACCGGGTGCCTGCCGTGATGATCCTCGACCTGATCATGACGCCGGCACCGCCGGAGTTCGTCGCCGGTCTGCACGCGATCCAGCAGCGCGAGACGTGGCTGGCCGGCCGAGACGGACTCGTGCAGTCCTGGCTGGACGGCAGCGACAACCCCGCGGTCCACTATCACATGCACCATGAGGCCGGCGGTTTCGGTTTCGACATGTGGTCACGTGCCTGCCGCGTCATCGAGAACGCCTACGACACCTGGGGCTCGCCCATGGGGCGGATGGAGAAGCTCACCCAGCCGCGCCCGATCCGGCATGTCTTCTCACACCCGAAGGTGCCCGAGTACGACGCACTGCACGACGAGTTCCGCAGCCGCAACCCGTGGTTCAGCTACACCCGCCTGCCCGGCGAGACTCATTTCCCCGGAATCGAATTGCCCGAACACGTCGCCGCCGAGCTGTCCGATCTGCTCGGTGAATGCTCGTTGAGCTGA
- a CDS encoding FAD-dependent oxidoreductase, whose translation MSNATVIGGGIGGLTAATALARRGWTVRLHERQPEIRAVGAGIYVWDNGLLALESIGAFDEATHGAHIGPAAEARSHCGKTLYRIDINGDGQARCYTLLREVLIRALVNAARDAGVELVTDSVATAVHANGTVDFDDGHTEVADLVVAADGVHSRLRDSLDLAYRRIRMTQGAARLMIPASPDYLSDEDRVKHLEFFQGRRRLLYTPCTPKWVYLALVCDAGDPAIDGSRVNVAQWQHSFPMLSTLLDATADVPIRWDTFEFVQLSTWSRGAVAFLGDAAHAQPPYLGQGGGTAMTNAIALATTVSRPGTEIPDALKGWERRTRPEIERTQRTSYGMRLLNHIPDAVRVPLLSTVGRVPGFSDLHLSTARRQSAATSRWRRTA comes from the coding sequence ATGAGCAATGCCACCGTCATCGGCGGCGGCATCGGCGGATTGACCGCCGCCACCGCACTTGCCCGACGCGGCTGGACCGTCCGATTGCACGAGCGCCAACCCGAGATCCGCGCGGTGGGTGCCGGTATCTATGTCTGGGACAACGGCCTGCTCGCGCTCGAATCGATCGGAGCGTTCGACGAGGCCACCCACGGCGCGCACATCGGCCCGGCCGCCGAAGCCAGGTCACATTGCGGAAAGACGTTGTACCGCATCGATATCAACGGCGACGGCCAGGCCAGGTGCTACACCCTGCTGCGAGAGGTACTGATCCGCGCGCTGGTGAACGCCGCGCGCGACGCCGGCGTCGAACTCGTCACCGACTCGGTGGCCACTGCCGTCCACGCGAACGGGACAGTCGATTTCGACGACGGACACACCGAGGTTGCCGATCTGGTGGTCGCCGCCGACGGCGTGCACTCACGGCTGCGCGACAGCCTCGACCTGGCCTACCGCCGGATCCGCATGACGCAGGGGGCGGCGCGGCTGATGATTCCGGCCTCGCCCGACTATCTGTCCGACGAGGATCGGGTGAAGCACCTCGAGTTCTTCCAGGGCCGACGCCGGCTGCTGTACACGCCGTGCACCCCGAAGTGGGTCTACCTCGCCCTGGTCTGCGATGCGGGCGATCCGGCCATCGACGGATCACGCGTGAACGTCGCGCAGTGGCAACACAGCTTCCCGATGCTGTCGACGCTGCTCGACGCCACCGCCGACGTTCCGATCCGTTGGGACACCTTCGAGTTCGTGCAGTTGTCGACGTGGTCCCGCGGCGCGGTGGCGTTTCTCGGCGACGCCGCTCATGCTCAACCGCCGTATCTGGGGCAGGGCGGCGGAACGGCCATGACCAACGCGATCGCGCTCGCCACGACGGTGAGCCGCCCCGGCACCGAGATCCCCGATGCGCTCAAGGGCTGGGAACGACGCACGCGTCCGGAGATCGAACGAACGCAACGCACGTCGTATGGCATGCGGTTGCTCAATCACATTCCCGACGCCGTGCGGGTGCCGCTGCTGTCCACGGTCGGCCGCGTACCCGGTTTTTCCGACCTGCACCTGTCCACCGCCCGACGGCAATCGGCCGCCACGTCTAGATGGAGGAGAACAGCATGA
- a CDS encoding carboxylesterase family protein codes for MHDEVLTTSGRWRGRLSGDIAVFRGIRYAQAERFGPPRPIPLANSGLDATGRGPAAPQLPSRLEAVMGAPARYRQSPDCLRVTVTAPAGAEPGSRPVLVWLHGGAYLSGSGEWNLYDADQLVRETDIVVVAVSYRVGAFGYLRAAGVSPGNLGLLDQIAALEWIHDHIAEFGGDPSRVTVAGQSAGAQSVVAMLGIERTRTLFDQAIIQSAPLGIAFHSPGEAQRVADVFRGVLGADPREATDAEILDAQARAARRLAGRLGLNSAPPLRPVGGITPLPDEPEWKKTVIERAADLRVLIGTTVDEMAAFYGPHPFFSALRRVPVIGKPLAVIVQKAVQAKAFDKPTDQLADLLADAGAGVYRYRVGSLHPANPFGACHCIELPLLFGDGEAWKNAPMVSPLTAGEITTIGVRTREHWGQFVRTGEICGDWRMHRPGSRRVHALP; via the coding sequence ATGCACGACGAGGTGCTGACCACGTCAGGCCGGTGGCGCGGCCGCCTGTCCGGCGACATCGCGGTCTTCCGCGGAATTCGCTACGCGCAGGCGGAAAGATTCGGGCCGCCCCGCCCGATCCCCTTGGCCAACAGCGGTTTAGATGCCACTGGCCGTGGCCCGGCCGCACCCCAGCTGCCGTCGCGCCTGGAAGCGGTCATGGGCGCACCGGCCCGGTACCGGCAGAGCCCGGATTGCTTACGCGTCACGGTCACCGCGCCGGCCGGCGCAGAACCGGGCTCGCGGCCGGTCCTGGTCTGGCTGCACGGCGGGGCCTACCTGTCCGGCAGCGGCGAGTGGAATCTCTACGACGCCGACCAACTGGTACGGGAAACCGACATTGTGGTCGTCGCCGTCAGCTACCGCGTCGGCGCCTTCGGCTATCTGCGAGCCGCCGGCGTATCGCCCGGCAACCTCGGGTTGCTCGATCAGATCGCCGCACTGGAGTGGATACACGACCACATCGCAGAGTTCGGCGGAGACCCGTCCCGGGTGACGGTCGCAGGCCAGTCCGCCGGCGCGCAATCCGTCGTCGCGATGCTCGGGATCGAGCGCACTCGAACACTTTTCGACCAGGCCATCATCCAGAGCGCACCGCTGGGTATCGCATTCCACAGCCCGGGTGAGGCGCAGCGGGTGGCCGACGTCTTCCGCGGTGTGCTCGGTGCCGATCCCCGCGAGGCGACTGACGCCGAGATTCTCGACGCGCAGGCCCGTGCTGCCCGCCGGTTGGCCGGGCGGCTCGGTCTCAATTCGGCACCCCCGCTGCGACCGGTCGGCGGGATCACTCCCCTGCCCGACGAACCCGAATGGAAAAAGACCGTCATCGAGCGGGCCGCTGACCTGCGCGTCCTGATCGGCACCACCGTCGACGAGATGGCGGCCTTCTACGGTCCGCACCCGTTCTTCTCGGCACTACGCCGCGTTCCGGTGATCGGCAAGCCCCTCGCTGTGATCGTGCAGAAAGCAGTACAGGCCAAGGCCTTCGACAAACCGACAGACCAACTCGCCGATCTGCTCGCCGATGCCGGGGCGGGCGTGTACCGCTACCGCGTCGGATCGCTGCATCCCGCGAACCCCTTCGGCGCCTGCCACTGCATCGAGCTCCCGCTGCTGTTCGGTGACGGCGAGGCCTGGAAGAACGCGCCCATGGTGTCGCCGCTCACCGCCGGCGAGATCACCACGATCGGCGTGCGCACCCGCGAGCACTGGGGCCAGTTCGTCCGCACCGGCGAGATCTGCGGGGACTGGCGGATGCACCGACCCGGGTCCCGGCGCGTGCACGCACTGCCCTGA
- a CDS encoding TetR/AcrR family transcriptional regulator: protein MVDRPNPDRQVRGAKLRALVLDATIARIEAVGIDNVRIADIAEAARVHETSLYRRWKTLSRLLVDALVSRTAAEILIPDTGSVESDLETFTADLARFAQTRAGTAMIRSTVVSDTDPEVEAARREFWLQRLSAAEEIIKRGITRGEVAADTDAQLVVLTLGGLVHLYVSHIGGPIPADLPQRVVHLILPGIAPK, encoded by the coding sequence ATGGTTGATCGACCGAATCCTGACCGGCAAGTGCGTGGCGCCAAGCTGCGCGCGCTGGTCCTGGACGCCACGATCGCCCGAATCGAAGCGGTCGGGATCGACAACGTCCGTATCGCCGACATCGCCGAAGCGGCCAGAGTTCACGAGACGTCGCTGTATCGACGATGGAAGACGCTGTCGCGGTTGCTGGTTGACGCACTGGTCTCGCGTACCGCAGCGGAGATCCTGATACCCGACACCGGCTCGGTCGAATCTGATCTGGAGACCTTCACGGCCGATCTTGCCCGGTTCGCCCAGACCCGCGCCGGGACGGCGATGATCCGCAGCACCGTGGTCTCGGACACCGATCCCGAAGTTGAGGCCGCCCGCCGCGAATTCTGGTTACAGCGCTTATCGGCTGCCGAGGAGATCATCAAACGCGGGATCACCCGCGGCGAGGTCGCCGCCGATACCGATGCACAACTGGTGGTGCTGACTCTCGGCGGGCTGGTCCACCTGTACGTGAGCCATATCGGCGGCCCGATCCCGGCGGACCTTCCCCAGCGGGTGGTGCACCTGATCCTGCCCGGGATCGCGCCGAAATAG
- a CDS encoding 4-hydroxyphenylacetate 3-hydroxylase family protein codes for MAARTGKEYISGLRDGREVWIGGQRVSDVTEYEPFAGAVQSVAGLYDLQHDHAGDCLFTHPETGELTNISHLIPRSREDIARRGTSLAHAARYSVGLLGRSPDYVNVSLAGHAGRSDVWSRSGNEEGAANLVRFQADLARDDLALTHAIIRPTVDKGIGDLAAADGQMALHKVADTADGIVVRGAMVLSTLAPFSDEVAVYPGQPLPRDAHKYAIAFSAPIASPGLKLLCRDAFSTDMAHFDAPFSGRFDEQDAFLIFDDVEIPRSRVFIDGNTEVWNAAMMNGWTANIMQQTTIRAEAKLRFAYELVSRFCKSINASDPRTKELLGELWTYAEMTRALLVAAEAGAREWGNGIWFCDERPFRALRPTLPQWFPRVNEIIKLLGSHNLLATPSEAAFDNPELRPLLDKYLQGANRFDAKERVRLFRAAWDFAGTALGGRNELYERFYLGSAARSYQLDHDVAQFEMSESLVDPLLRIAEAAEKDEQAPAFI; via the coding sequence ATGGCGGCACGAACCGGCAAGGAGTACATCTCGGGGTTGCGTGACGGACGCGAGGTATGGATCGGCGGCCAACGCGTCTCCGATGTAACGGAATACGAACCGTTCGCCGGTGCGGTGCAGTCGGTGGCGGGCCTGTATGACCTGCAGCACGACCACGCCGGCGACTGTCTGTTCACGCATCCGGAAACGGGTGAGCTCACCAACATCAGCCACCTGATCCCCCGCTCGCGCGAGGACATCGCCCGCCGTGGAACATCTTTGGCGCACGCCGCCCGGTATTCGGTCGGATTGCTCGGCCGGTCGCCCGACTATGTCAACGTCTCCCTCGCCGGCCATGCCGGGCGGTCCGACGTCTGGTCACGCAGCGGAAACGAAGAGGGCGCGGCCAATCTCGTGCGGTTCCAGGCCGATCTGGCCCGTGACGATCTGGCGCTCACCCATGCGATCATCCGACCGACCGTCGACAAGGGTATCGGCGACCTCGCGGCAGCCGACGGCCAGATGGCACTGCACAAGGTCGCCGACACCGCGGACGGCATCGTGGTGCGCGGCGCGATGGTGCTCAGCACACTCGCCCCGTTCTCCGACGAAGTCGCGGTCTACCCGGGCCAGCCGCTGCCCAGAGATGCCCACAAGTACGCGATCGCGTTCTCCGCGCCCATTGCCTCCCCCGGGCTCAAACTCCTCTGCCGGGACGCGTTCTCGACCGACATGGCCCATTTCGACGCGCCCTTCTCGGGACGCTTCGACGAACAGGATGCCTTCCTGATCTTCGATGACGTCGAGATCCCGCGCAGCCGGGTGTTCATCGACGGCAACACCGAGGTGTGGAACGCGGCCATGATGAACGGTTGGACCGCCAACATCATGCAGCAGACGACGATTCGCGCCGAGGCCAAGTTGCGATTCGCGTACGAGCTGGTCAGCAGGTTCTGCAAGTCGATCAATGCGTCCGACCCGCGTACCAAGGAGTTGCTTGGTGAACTGTGGACGTACGCGGAGATGACCCGCGCACTGCTGGTCGCCGCGGAGGCGGGTGCTCGAGAGTGGGGCAACGGCATCTGGTTCTGCGATGAGCGTCCGTTCCGCGCCTTGCGTCCGACATTGCCACAGTGGTTTCCGAGGGTGAACGAGATCATCAAGCTGCTCGGCTCCCACAACCTGCTCGCCACACCGTCCGAGGCCGCCTTCGACAATCCGGAACTACGCCCCTTGCTCGACAAGTATCTGCAGGGCGCCAACCGGTTCGATGCCAAAGAACGTGTCCGGCTGTTCCGGGCCGCCTGGGATTTCGCCGGAACCGCACTGGGCGGGCGCAACGAACTGTACGAGCGGTTCTACCTCGGCTCGGCCGCGCGCTCCTATCAACTCGACCATGACGTCGCACAGTTCGAGATGTCGGAATCACTGGTCGATCCCCTGCTGCGAATTGCCGAGGCCGCCGAAAAAGACGAGCAGGCACCGGCCTTCATTTAA
- a CDS encoding UbiD family decarboxylase, which produces MRHYIGTLTEKLGADEVQTIKGANWDLEIGCITELSAEKEGPALLFDDIPGYPSGYRVFTNFMGTVSRCAVALGLPADTSAMDIIRAWKDLGKRIEPIPPVEVSEGAILENVREGDDVDLEMFPTPRWHDGDGGRYIGTACMVITRDPDTGWVNVGTYRGCVQGKDRLSLWMLGNRHALAIAKKYWDRGTACPIAVVVGCDPILTTAAAIAAPSGVCEYDVAGGLRGVGVEVIAAPGTGLPIPANAEIVLEGEMPPVEEESVHEGPFGEWTGYFTHAGDETVVRVQRILHRDSPIILGAPPMIPTVPAGDQAVPLYSASVTWDHLEASGVQNIKGVWAYARQLMMVISIEQTGAGDAMHALLAAAGRKRTGGVDRYFVVVDEDIDITDINHVLWALFTRVDPAESIHVLRTPTTAIDPRLSPAKREAGDMSMGFVLIDACKPFAWKDSYPRANRFDEPYRAEIRDRWKAKLSL; this is translated from the coding sequence TTGCGGCACTACATCGGCACTCTGACCGAGAAGCTGGGCGCCGACGAGGTGCAGACCATCAAGGGTGCCAACTGGGATCTCGAAATCGGTTGCATCACCGAGTTGTCGGCCGAGAAGGAGGGCCCGGCATTACTTTTCGACGACATCCCCGGATACCCGTCGGGATATCGCGTCTTCACCAACTTCATGGGGACCGTGTCGCGTTGCGCGGTTGCCCTGGGCCTGCCCGCAGACACCTCGGCGATGGACATCATCCGTGCTTGGAAGGATCTCGGCAAGCGCATCGAACCCATTCCGCCCGTCGAGGTTTCCGAGGGCGCCATCCTGGAAAACGTGCGCGAGGGGGATGACGTTGACCTGGAGATGTTCCCGACGCCGCGGTGGCACGACGGCGACGGCGGGCGCTACATCGGCACCGCGTGCATGGTCATCACGCGTGATCCGGACACAGGCTGGGTCAACGTCGGTACCTACCGGGGATGCGTGCAGGGCAAGGACCGGCTGTCGCTGTGGATGCTCGGAAACCGGCACGCGCTCGCGATCGCCAAGAAGTACTGGGATCGGGGCACGGCGTGCCCGATCGCGGTTGTCGTCGGTTGCGATCCGATTCTGACCACCGCCGCCGCCATCGCCGCCCCATCGGGGGTGTGTGAGTACGACGTCGCGGGTGGACTTCGTGGCGTGGGTGTCGAGGTGATCGCCGCGCCCGGCACCGGGCTGCCGATCCCGGCCAACGCCGAGATCGTCCTCGAGGGCGAGATGCCGCCGGTGGAAGAGGAGTCGGTGCACGAAGGCCCGTTCGGGGAATGGACCGGCTACTTCACCCATGCCGGCGACGAGACCGTCGTGCGCGTGCAGCGCATCCTGCACCGGGATTCGCCGATCATCCTCGGCGCGCCGCCGATGATCCCCACGGTGCCCGCCGGCGACCAGGCGGTGCCGCTGTACTCGGCCTCGGTCACCTGGGATCACCTGGAGGCCTCCGGTGTGCAGAACATCAAGGGGGTCTGGGCCTACGCGCGTCAGCTCATGATGGTCATCTCGATCGAGCAGACGGGTGCGGGCGACGCCATGCATGCGCTGCTCGCCGCCGCGGGCCGTAAGCGCACCGGGGGAGTGGATCGCTATTTCGTGGTGGTCGACGAGGACATCGACATCACCGACATCAACCACGTGCTGTGGGCGCTGTTCACCCGTGTCGATCCCGCCGAATCGATACACGTGCTGCGGACGCCCACGACCGCGATCGACCCGCGGTTGTCACCGGCCAAGCGGGAAGCCGGCGACATGTCGATGGGCTTCGTGTTGATCGACGCGTGCAAGCCGTTCGCATGGAAGGACTCCTACCCGCGGGCGAACCGGTTCGACGAGCCGTACCGGGCCGAGATCCGCGATCGGTGGAAGGCGAAACTATCGCTCTGA